One genomic segment of Lampris incognitus isolate fLamInc1 chromosome 2, fLamInc1.hap2, whole genome shotgun sequence includes these proteins:
- the LOC130106706 gene encoding nuclear receptor subfamily 1 group D member 2-like: MENSPGSVILYAGSTGSASPSPGSPSSGYQTQSPSSHSQPSSPEGVSFQEIGSQKQRGEQGGGSPPPPKMVFQFPEVNKASSAQITGMSPATYHHPIAAKRPCGFTGSFTKTGGMVLLCKVCGDIASGFHYGVHACEGCKGFFRRSIQQNIHYKMCVKNENCLIMRMNRNRCQHCRFKKCLSVGMSRDAVRFGRIPKREKQRLLDEMQSYMNSLNESGCMEAEASSPPEDSCSSENQSNEAAGVISQSYQNTFVHVEEKPLKMAANNNKNNGSSSFLNSAAQDSALSHGSSQLQAQTHPSPTRWCHSNVPSGYYVPSHCPVASNNNSPTSTNVDNAKYTHISSSDQSRCPVSGRSSSQSYHTNSSSFAPSDSQNQNSCPWKLNGGAKVLACPLNACPVAPASRSSQEVWESFSQCFTPAVKEVVEFAKSIPGFQSLSQHDQVMLLKSGTFQVLMVRFCSLFDPRERTVTFLNGQTYSLASLRALGMASLLDSMFDFSEKLGSLGLEPDEMALFMAVVLVSADRSGIVEVMAVERLQENLIQALRSLVTRRCPDDSTLFPKLLLRLPDLRTLNNQHSDKLLAFRIDP, from the exons ATGGAGAACAGTCCCG GTAGCGTTATCCTGTACGCAGGCTCAACTGGCAGTGCCAGCCCCAGTCCTGGCAGCCCCTCCAGCGGCTACCAAACCCAGTCACCGTCCTCCCACTCTCAGCCCTCGTCCCCAGAGGGTGTCTCCTTTCAAGAGATCGGTTCCCAGAAACAGAGAGGCGAGCAAGGAGGCGGAAGTCCGCCACCGCCCAAAATGGTCTTCCAGTTCCCCGAAGTGAACAAGGCATCGAGTGCCCAAATTACAGGAATGTCACCTGCCACCTACCACCACCCCATAGCGGCCAAAAGACCTTGTGGATTTACGGGCTCATTCACCA AGACCGGCGGCATGGTGCTCCTGTGCAAGGTGTGTGGCGACATCGCATCCGGGTTCCATTATGGTGTGCACGCCTGTGAAGGTTGCAAG GGCTTCTTCAGGCGCAGTATCCAGCAGAATATCCACTACAAGATGTGTGTGAAGAACGAGAACTGTCTGATCATGCGCATGAACCGAAATCGCTGCCAGCACTGCCGCTTCAAGAAGTGTCTCTCTGTGGGCATGTCCAGAGATG CTGTGCGTTTTGGGCGTATTCCTAAACGGGAGAAGCAGAGGCTGTTGGATGAGATGCAGAGCTACATGAACAGCCTCAATGAATCAGGATGCATGGAGGCTGAGGCTTCGTCTCCTCCCGAGGACTCCTGCAGTTCGGAGAACCAGTCAAATGAAGCAGCTGGCGTCATATCACAGTCCTACCAGAATACCTTTGTGCATGTTGAGGAGAAACCACTCAAGATGGCTGCCAACAACAATAAGAACAATGGCTCTTCATCTTTCCTCAACAGTGCAGCTCAAGATTCTGCCTTATCGCACGGGTCATCTCAGCTTCAGGCGCAAACCCATCCTAGCCCCACTCGATGGTGCCATTCAAACGTGCCATCTGGCTATTATGTCCCCTCACATTGCCCTGTCGCCTCTAACAACAACAGCCCTACGAGCACCAACGTCGACAATGCAAAGTACACCCACATCTCATCTTCTGACCAGAGTCGTTGCCCTGTCAGTGGCAGATCATCTTCTCAGTCCTACCACACCAACAGCAGCAGCTTTGCACCCAGTGATTCCCAGAACCAAAATTCCTGTCCTTGGAAGTTGAACGGAGGAGCCAAAGTGCTG GCATGTCCTCTAAATGCCTGTCCCGTGGCTCCTGCCAGTCGTTCCAGTCAAGAGGTGTGGGAGTCTTTCTCCCAGTGCTTCACCCCTGCTGTCAAAGAGGTGGTGGAATTTGCCAAGAGTATTCCTGGCTTCCAGAGTCTGAGTCAGCATGACCAGGTCATGCTGCTCAAGTCCGGGACGTTCCAG GTTCTGATGGTGAGATTTTGCTCATTGTTTGACCCCCGGGAGAGGACTGTGACCTTCCTCAATGGACAGACGTATTCGCTGGCATCATTGCGGGCTCTTGGCATGGCCTCCTTACTGGACTCCATGTTTGACTTCAGTGAGAAGCTCGGATCTCTAGGTCTGGAACCTGATGAGATGGCCCTTTTCATGGCTGTGGTGCTGGTTTCTGCTG ATCGCTCTGGTATAGTGGAGGTCATGGCAGTGGAGCGACTGCAGGAGAATCTGATTCAAGCACTTCGCTCCCTTGTCACCCGCCGTTGTCCCGATGACAGCACCCTCTTCCCTAAGCTACTACTGCGTCTGCCTGACCTGCGAACCCTCAACAATCAGCACTCTGACAAGCTGCTGGCCTTCCGCATAGACCCTTGA